Proteins encoded in a region of the Naumannella halotolerans genome:
- a CDS encoding sulfate/molybdate ABC transporter ATP-binding protein, with protein MSIELSKISKSFGGFHALSEVDLSIPTGRLTALLGPSGGGKTTLLRIIAGLEQPDSGTVEIDGREATDLPVQKRNVGFVFQHYAAFKHLSVRRNVAFGLEIRRRPKAEIDKRVDELLELVRLGEFGHRKPAQLSGGQRQRMALARALAIEPGVLLLDEPFGALDAKVRKELRDWLRRLHDEVPVTTVFVTHDQEEALEVADTIVVINNGRIEQIGTPDELYDSPATEFVLNFLGPVTSIAGRSVRPHDIEVLTAPVPGAVEGTLRRITRVGFEVRWEVDLSTQEAPVLVTLTRRQAADFEAEVGSRVLLLPPPPLDGPAGDRAEAHVPATAGAS; from the coding sequence ATGAGTATCGAACTGAGCAAGATCAGCAAGTCCTTCGGTGGCTTCCATGCCCTCTCCGAGGTCGATCTGTCGATCCCGACCGGGCGCCTGACCGCGCTGCTGGGACCCTCCGGCGGCGGCAAGACCACCTTGCTGCGGATCATCGCCGGACTGGAGCAACCCGATTCCGGCACCGTCGAGATCGACGGCCGGGAAGCGACCGACCTGCCGGTGCAGAAGCGCAATGTGGGTTTCGTCTTCCAGCACTACGCCGCGTTCAAACACCTGTCGGTACGCCGCAACGTCGCCTTCGGATTGGAGATCCGTCGACGACCGAAGGCGGAGATCGACAAGCGGGTCGACGAGTTGCTGGAACTGGTCCGCCTCGGCGAGTTCGGGCACCGCAAGCCGGCCCAGCTCTCCGGCGGTCAGCGCCAGCGGATGGCGCTGGCCCGGGCGCTGGCGATCGAGCCCGGTGTACTGCTGTTGGACGAACCCTTCGGTGCCTTGGACGCGAAGGTACGCAAGGAGCTGCGCGACTGGTTGCGGCGGCTGCACGACGAAGTCCCGGTGACCACGGTCTTCGTCACCCATGATCAGGAGGAGGCGTTGGAGGTCGCCGACACGATCGTGGTGATCAACAACGGCCGGATCGAGCAGATCGGCACCCCCGACGAGCTGTACGACTCCCCCGCCACCGAGTTCGTGCTGAACTTCCTCGGCCCGGTGACCAGCATCGCCGGCCGTTCGGTACGCCCGCACGACATCGAGGTACTGACCGCCCCCGTACCGGGGGCCGTCGAGGGGACCCTGCGAAGGATCACCCGGGTGGGTTTCGAGGTCCGCTGGGAGGTCGATCTGAGCACCCAGGAGGCGCCGGTGCTGGTGACCCTGACCCGCCGGCAGGCCGCGGACTTCGAGGCCGAGGTCGGCTCCCGGGTGCTGCTGCTCCCGCCGCCTCCGCTCGACGGACCCGCCGGCGACCGGGCCGAGGCCCACGTACCAGCGACCGCCGGGGCGTCCTGA
- the ppk2 gene encoding polyphosphate kinase 2 produces the protein MVAVGKKSPPTGADDWVAKPVRDHPERYNKQGKLKGSFYDAEIERLQEQLVLLQYWIQQQGLKVVVIFEGRGTAGKGGVIKRITERTSPRTVRVAALPKPTEREQTQWYFQRYVEHLPAGGEMVLFDRSWYNRSNVEWVMGFCTAEEHEEFLRTAPEFERMLVRSGVIVIKYWFSVSYEEQRRRFQARNAEPIKRWKLSDMDLAEHRLYVKYSMAKDTTFQYTDIKQAPWYVVPSDDKKAARLNCISHLLSQFDYTDVAPEPVVLPEMEQMPYVRPPIQEQTFVPQLF, from the coding sequence GTGGTGGCGGTGGGCAAGAAGTCTCCTCCGACCGGGGCCGACGACTGGGTCGCCAAACCGGTCCGGGACCATCCGGAGCGCTACAACAAGCAGGGCAAGCTGAAGGGGTCGTTCTACGACGCCGAGATCGAGCGCTTGCAGGAACAACTGGTCCTGCTGCAGTACTGGATCCAGCAACAGGGACTGAAGGTGGTGGTGATCTTCGAGGGTCGCGGCACTGCCGGCAAGGGCGGAGTGATCAAACGGATCACCGAACGCACCAGCCCCCGGACGGTCCGGGTGGCCGCACTGCCGAAGCCCACCGAGCGCGAACAGACCCAGTGGTACTTCCAGCGCTATGTCGAGCACCTGCCGGCCGGTGGGGAGATGGTGCTGTTCGACCGCAGTTGGTACAACCGCTCGAATGTGGAATGGGTGATGGGCTTCTGCACCGCCGAGGAGCACGAGGAGTTCCTGCGTACCGCACCGGAGTTCGAGCGGATGTTGGTCAGGTCGGGTGTGATCGTGATCAAGTACTGGTTCTCGGTGTCCTACGAGGAGCAGCGCCGGCGCTTCCAGGCCCGCAATGCCGAACCGATCAAGCGCTGGAAGCTCTCGGACATGGACCTGGCCGAGCACCGGTTGTACGTCAAGTACTCGATGGCCAAGGACACGACCTTCCAGTACACCGACATCAAGCAGGCGCCGTGGTACGTCGTCCCCTCCGATGACAAGAAGGCCGCCCGGTTGAACTGCATCTCCCACCTGCTGAGCCAGTTCGACTACACCGATGTGGCACCTGAGCCGGTGGTCCTGCCGGAGATGGAACAGATGCCCTATGTGCGGCCACCGATCCAGGAACAGACCTTCGTCCCGCAGTTGTTCTGA
- a CDS encoding amidohydrolase has protein sequence MVDLIVHGAQLRTMTPESNPAQTALAVRGGRIVGIGSDAEVLATAGPHTRVIDAAGRTVTPGLIDAHCHPVWGAELTVGVDLGGLDLAGVRQALAAAAAQLGPEEWVRGWNLDYKVFDGPITGELFDEAIGSRPLVMIFFDLHTAVANSRALALAGMDGREAFDAASTVVVDADGRPTGELQEMPAYLRLLEAAPVLPRSEVARLTRSELQKMAASGVTTTTIMDGREDTLEVLAEIEEADQLPVRLVVAMWHEPGDDDAQLARRQGLLGSGGRHWQVSMIKIFLDGVIDSGTAWLHAPDTAGGSRVPFWDSLDRYAEVVDAYHSAGWQIATHSCGDAGVAEAAKVYSRLGAPKGGGAHRVEHLETLTDDDLAAVAESGLIASMQPLHMQWREADHADSWATRLGPERAAHGFRVQDLLRAGARVALGSDWPVAQNDARLGMAWARLRRLPGSPEAPVFEADQCLSGEQALLGYTRWAAPAVGRDDLGTIAVGATADLVLWADDPVTTDPDRLPELDVAMTIMEGRIVHLSPQFD, from the coding sequence ATGGTTGACCTGATCGTTCACGGTGCGCAGCTGCGCACGATGACGCCGGAGTCGAACCCGGCGCAGACGGCGCTGGCCGTGCGGGGCGGGCGGATCGTCGGCATCGGCAGCGATGCCGAGGTGCTGGCAACCGCCGGTCCGCACACCCGGGTGATCGATGCCGCCGGGCGGACGGTGACGCCGGGGTTGATCGATGCCCACTGTCACCCGGTCTGGGGAGCCGAGCTGACCGTCGGGGTCGACCTCGGCGGTCTCGATCTCGCCGGGGTACGCCAGGCGCTGGCCGCTGCCGCAGCACAGCTCGGCCCCGAGGAGTGGGTACGCGGATGGAATCTCGACTACAAGGTCTTCGACGGCCCGATCACCGGTGAGCTGTTCGACGAGGCTATCGGCTCCCGGCCGCTGGTGATGATCTTCTTCGATCTGCACACCGCGGTCGCCAACTCCCGGGCCCTGGCCCTGGCCGGAATGGACGGCCGGGAGGCCTTCGACGCCGCCAGCACCGTGGTGGTGGACGCTGACGGCCGACCGACCGGTGAGCTGCAGGAGATGCCTGCCTATCTGCGGCTGTTGGAGGCCGCACCGGTGCTGCCACGGTCGGAGGTGGCACGGCTCACCCGGTCGGAGCTGCAGAAGATGGCCGCCTCCGGGGTGACCACCACGACGATCATGGACGGCCGCGAGGACACCTTGGAGGTGCTCGCCGAGATCGAGGAAGCCGATCAGCTGCCGGTCCGCCTGGTGGTGGCGATGTGGCATGAACCGGGCGACGACGATGCACAACTCGCCCGACGCCAAGGACTGCTCGGCAGTGGCGGACGGCACTGGCAGGTGAGCATGATCAAGATCTTCCTGGACGGGGTGATCGACTCCGGTACGGCCTGGCTGCACGCCCCGGACACCGCCGGAGGTTCCCGGGTGCCGTTCTGGGACTCCCTCGACCGGTACGCCGAAGTGGTCGATGCCTATCACTCGGCCGGCTGGCAGATCGCCACCCACTCCTGTGGTGATGCCGGGGTGGCCGAGGCAGCCAAGGTGTACTCCCGGCTGGGAGCGCCGAAGGGTGGCGGTGCGCACCGGGTGGAGCATCTGGAGACGCTCACCGATGATGATCTTGCCGCGGTCGCCGAGTCAGGCCTGATCGCCTCCATGCAACCGCTGCACATGCAGTGGCGGGAGGCCGACCATGCCGACTCCTGGGCCACCCGCCTGGGGCCGGAGCGCGCCGCCCACGGCTTCCGGGTGCAGGATCTGCTGCGCGCCGGTGCCCGGGTCGCGCTCGGATCGGACTGGCCGGTGGCCCAGAACGATGCCCGGTTGGGAATGGCCTGGGCCCGGTTGCGGCGGCTTCCCGGTTCACCGGAGGCACCGGTCTTCGAGGCCGACCAGTGTCTGAGTGGCGAACAGGCGCTGTTGGGCTACACCCGGTGGGCAGCACCGGCCGTCGGCCGCGACGACCTGGGGACGATCGCGGTCGGCGCGACGGCCGACCTGGTGCTGTGGGCCGACGATCCGGTGACGACCGATCCCGATCGGTTGCCCGAGCTCGACGTGGCGATGACGATCATGGAAGGTCGAATCGTGCATCTCTCACCGCAATTCGACTGA
- a CDS encoding NAD-dependent epimerase/dehydratase family protein: protein MRVLVTGASGMLGRGVADALDRRGETVTVLQRRSLPGGPFREVRGDLGDPDVVGRATAGQDAVIHLAAKVNVVGAWADYVRTNIDGTQNLLQAAQEAGVGAFVQISSPSVAHAGRSLVGVGAGPADPRHARGNYARSKAAAELLALAADRPGFAVTAIRPHLVWGPGDTQLIGRIQDRARSGRLPLLGPATALMDTTYVTNAVDAIVAALDRIETAQGRALVVTNGEPRPIGELMADICTAGGVPVPTLRIPPSLAWTAGAAVEGAMWAAARLPGVPEITEPPLTRFLAEQLSTAHWFDQRETRQVLDWRPRVSLAEGFERLAAAAS, encoded by the coding sequence ATGCGGGTGCTGGTGACCGGCGCGTCGGGAATGCTCGGCCGCGGAGTGGCCGATGCCCTGGACCGTCGTGGCGAGACCGTCACCGTGCTGCAACGCCGGTCGCTGCCCGGTGGCCCGTTTCGTGAGGTACGCGGGGATCTCGGCGATCCCGACGTGGTCGGCCGGGCCACCGCCGGCCAGGACGCGGTGATCCACCTGGCGGCGAAGGTGAATGTGGTCGGCGCCTGGGCCGACTATGTCCGGACCAACATCGACGGTACGCAGAACCTGCTGCAGGCAGCCCAGGAGGCAGGCGTGGGTGCGTTCGTGCAGATCTCCTCGCCCTCGGTCGCCCACGCCGGACGCTCACTGGTCGGAGTCGGCGCCGGGCCTGCAGATCCGCGCCACGCCCGGGGTAACTACGCCCGCAGCAAGGCCGCCGCCGAACTGCTCGCCCTGGCCGCCGACCGGCCCGGATTCGCGGTCACCGCAATCCGTCCGCATCTTGTCTGGGGGCCCGGCGACACCCAGTTGATCGGCCGGATCCAGGACCGTGCCCGCTCGGGCCGGTTGCCGCTGCTGGGCCCGGCGACGGCATTGATGGACACCACCTATGTCACGAATGCCGTGGATGCGATCGTCGCCGCGTTGGACCGGATCGAGACCGCCCAGGGTCGGGCCCTCGTGGTCACCAACGGTGAACCGCGGCCGATCGGGGAACTGATGGCCGACATCTGCACCGCCGGGGGCGTACCGGTCCCGACCCTGCGGATCCCGCCGTCGCTCGCGTGGACGGCCGGTGCCGCGGTGGAGGGGGCGATGTGGGCGGCAGCGCGACTGCCCGGGGTGCCGGAGATCACCGAGCCGCCGTTGACCCGGTTCCTGGCCGAACAGTTGTCGACCGCGCACTGGTTCGACCAGCGGGAGACCCGGCAGGTGCTGGACTGGCGTCCGCGGGTGAGCCTGGCCGAGGGGTTCGAGAGACTGGCGGCTGCCGCTTCCTGA
- a CDS encoding alpha/beta fold hydrolase yields the protein MTAASAGIDPTALAPEVLPRLPELDPALSRWIRTTDRRGDHHTWHLLDNGPQLQAAGTEIIGTVLCVHGNPTWSYLWRNVIDQAPAGWRVIALDQLGMGFSDRTDRPRTLAERVDDLGDLSDALGLAGPVVLLAHDWGGPIGLGWALAHTDLLAGIVLTNTAVHQPASSPAPTAIRIARSPLLLDLVCRRTPAFVRATTAISRPPLRRELRDAFAAPYDSASRRRAVADFVADIPLADEHRSMAALQAIGNGLDKVADLPALLVWGPSDPVFSQLYLDDLMQRLPQADVHRFAGASHLVLEDRPEGIGFIWQWITTHLADDRVRDDHEPAERTAGDHRVVDHDNGEAADDRPDHDRSPGDDHVDDHARAAAAQVGGVPIVVDVTDPGGTAIVELGDRPTSITFGDLAERVSAVARGLTARGVEPGDRVAVLVPPGIDLTTVVYALWRLGAVIVIADAGLGLRRMAGALRGAGVDHVVGIGKALVLTGLTGVPGSRIRFEGRRIAELIEDGTGVELPDSEPAPDADGAILFTSGATGPPKGVVYSRTRLSAQIALLRDGFGFGHDDSFVAAFAPFALYGPALGMASAVPDMDVTAPHTLTAAALAEAVERADATIVFVSPAALRNVVATAAALSPKQRTALQRPELVLSAGAPVPPALLRQVKQLLPQAATHTPYGMTEALPVATIDPTTLEPVPGSPSGVCVGTPLPAVTVALNPLGAAPEDLTTDPGVVGEIVIFGPHTKTRYDRLWGTQVASECPPGWHRSGDVGCYDADGRLWVQGRVAHVLWTADGPLTPYGPEELIEQLPGVSAAAVVGVGPVGTQQPVAVIVPNGRVPRRSPLVPARVAQTVREAAGVDFAAVLEADWLPVDIRHASKVDRSALARWATRWLHGKDAARALKPRTGSAPVTRSR from the coding sequence GTGACAGCCGCGAGCGCCGGAATCGATCCGACCGCACTCGCCCCGGAGGTCCTGCCCCGGCTGCCCGAACTGGACCCGGCGCTGTCGCGCTGGATCCGGACCACCGATCGTCGCGGCGACCACCACACCTGGCATCTGCTGGACAACGGCCCGCAACTGCAGGCAGCCGGAACCGAGATCATCGGCACCGTGCTCTGCGTCCACGGCAACCCGACCTGGTCCTATCTGTGGCGCAATGTGATCGACCAGGCACCGGCCGGCTGGCGGGTGATCGCACTCGACCAGCTCGGGATGGGGTTCTCCGACCGGACCGATCGGCCCCGCACCTTGGCTGAGCGGGTCGACGACCTGGGTGACCTGAGCGACGCGCTCGGCCTGGCCGGCCCGGTCGTCCTGCTCGCCCATGACTGGGGCGGGCCGATCGGACTCGGCTGGGCCCTGGCCCACACCGATCTGCTGGCCGGCATCGTGCTCACCAACACCGCGGTGCACCAGCCGGCCTCCTCACCCGCTCCGACGGCGATCCGGATCGCCCGATCCCCGCTGCTGTTGGACCTGGTCTGCCGGCGTACCCCCGCCTTCGTCCGGGCGACCACCGCGATCTCCCGACCACCGCTGCGACGGGAACTGCGCGATGCGTTCGCTGCCCCCTACGACAGCGCCTCCCGGCGCCGGGCCGTGGCCGACTTCGTCGCCGACATCCCCCTGGCCGACGAACACCGCTCGATGGCGGCTCTGCAGGCCATCGGGAACGGGCTGGACAAGGTCGCCGACCTCCCCGCACTGCTGGTCTGGGGACCATCGGATCCGGTGTTCTCCCAGCTCTACCTCGACGACCTGATGCAACGGCTGCCGCAGGCCGATGTGCACCGTTTCGCCGGCGCGTCCCATCTGGTCCTGGAGGACCGGCCCGAAGGGATCGGCTTCATCTGGCAGTGGATCACCACCCACCTCGCCGATGATCGGGTACGCGATGATCATGAACCCGCCGAGCGGACAGCTGGTGATCATCGGGTTGTCGATCATGACAACGGAGAGGCGGCCGATGATCGACCCGATCACGACCGATCCCCTGGCGATGACCACGTCGATGATCATGCGCGCGCGGCAGCGGCGCAGGTGGGTGGTGTGCCGATCGTCGTCGACGTCACCGATCCCGGGGGTACCGCGATCGTCGAACTCGGTGATCGGCCGACGTCGATCACCTTCGGGGATCTGGCCGAACGGGTGAGCGCGGTGGCACGTGGCCTGACGGCCCGGGGAGTCGAACCCGGAGATCGGGTGGCGGTGCTGGTGCCGCCGGGAATCGATCTGACCACGGTGGTCTACGCCCTCTGGCGGCTCGGTGCGGTGATCGTGATCGCCGATGCCGGACTGGGTCTGCGAAGGATGGCCGGCGCCCTGCGCGGTGCCGGTGTCGATCATGTGGTCGGGATCGGCAAGGCGCTGGTCCTGACCGGCCTGACCGGGGTGCCCGGCAGCCGGATCCGGTTCGAGGGTCGGCGGATCGCCGAACTGATCGAGGACGGTACCGGTGTCGAACTGCCCGACTCCGAACCTGCACCCGATGCCGATGGGGCGATCCTGTTCACCTCCGGAGCCACCGGGCCGCCGAAGGGTGTGGTCTACAGCCGTACCCGGTTGAGCGCGCAGATCGCCTTGTTGCGCGACGGTTTCGGCTTCGGCCACGACGACAGCTTCGTCGCCGCCTTCGCCCCCTTCGCGCTCTACGGACCGGCCCTGGGAATGGCCTCGGCGGTGCCGGACATGGACGTCACCGCGCCGCACACGTTGACCGCTGCGGCCCTGGCCGAGGCGGTCGAACGGGCCGACGCCACGATCGTCTTCGTCTCCCCGGCCGCGCTGCGCAATGTGGTGGCGACCGCGGCAGCCCTGAGCCCGAAGCAACGCACGGCCCTGCAACGCCCGGAGCTGGTGCTGTCCGCCGGCGCCCCCGTACCCCCGGCGCTGTTGCGGCAGGTGAAGCAGTTGCTGCCGCAGGCGGCGACCCACACGCCGTACGGGATGACCGAAGCGCTGCCGGTGGCAACGATCGACCCGACCACACTCGAACCGGTGCCCGGTTCACCGTCCGGGGTCTGCGTCGGTACGCCGCTGCCGGCGGTCACCGTGGCACTCAATCCGCTGGGTGCGGCACCGGAGGATCTGACCACCGATCCCGGGGTGGTCGGCGAGATCGTGATCTTCGGCCCGCACACCAAGACTCGTTACGACCGGCTCTGGGGCACTCAGGTCGCCAGCGAGTGCCCACCCGGCTGGCACCGCAGCGGTGACGTGGGCTGCTACGACGCCGATGGCCGGCTCTGGGTGCAGGGGCGGGTGGCCCATGTGCTGTGGACCGCCGACGGGCCGCTGACCCCCTACGGCCCGGAGGAACTGATCGAGCAACTGCCCGGTGTCAGCGCCGCCGCAGTGGTCGGCGTCGGGCCGGTCGGCACCCAGCAACCGGTGGCGGTGATCGTGCCGAACGGTCGGGTGCCGCGGCGCTCACCGCTCGTACCGGCACGGGTGGCGCAGACGGTACGCGAAGCCGCCGGCGTGGACTTCGCCGCCGTACTGGAGGCCGACTGGCTGCCGGTCGACATCCGCCATGCCTCGAAGGTGGACCGGTCCGCGCTGGCGCGCTGGGCCACCCGCTGGCTGCACGGCAAGGACGCAGCCCGGGCGCTGAAACCGCGTACCGGCTCGGCCCCGGTGACCAGGAGCCGCTGA
- a CDS encoding 3-oxoacyl-ACP synthase III: MSGNITFRHNDTAVLSVTAVDAPEVKTSEEFDERIGDSYGRNGMRPGMLTKLAGIKERRWWPEGVSFVDGAIEAGRQAMQAAGVEADQIGLMINTSVCRENLEPSVAVRVHHELGLPTSCLNFDLTNACLGFVNGMQLAATMIDAGQIDYALIVDGEGSRVPQERTLARLGGPDSTAKDLFAEFATLTLGSGAAAMVLGRSSEHPEGHPVIGGASRAATQHNELCVGDFEQMRTDAQGLMVAGMELATDLWKDAASEFDWVDMDRYFVHQVSQPHTTKTAEALGLPVDRIPLTFPTLGNVGPAAVAITLAKEQDNLASGDRVLMMGIGSGLNMTCMELRW; this comes from the coding sequence ATGAGCGGCAACATCACCTTCCGGCACAACGACACTGCGGTGTTGTCGGTCACTGCAGTGGATGCACCGGAGGTGAAGACCTCGGAGGAGTTCGACGAGCGAATAGGGGACTCCTACGGGCGCAACGGCATGCGTCCGGGGATGCTGACCAAGCTCGCCGGGATCAAGGAACGCCGCTGGTGGCCCGAGGGTGTGAGCTTCGTCGACGGTGCGATCGAGGCCGGTCGGCAGGCGATGCAGGCCGCCGGGGTCGAGGCTGACCAGATCGGCCTGATGATCAACACCTCGGTGTGCCGGGAGAACCTGGAGCCCTCGGTGGCGGTACGGGTGCATCACGAGCTCGGGCTGCCGACCAGCTGTCTGAACTTCGACCTGACCAATGCCTGCCTCGGCTTCGTCAACGGGATGCAGCTGGCGGCGACCATGATCGACGCCGGACAGATCGACTACGCACTGATCGTCGACGGCGAGGGATCGCGGGTACCGCAGGAACGTACCCTGGCGCGCCTCGGCGGACCGGACTCGACGGCCAAGGACCTCTTCGCCGAGTTCGCCACCCTGACCCTGGGATCCGGGGCCGCGGCGATGGTGCTGGGCCGCTCCAGTGAGCACCCCGAAGGGCACCCGGTGATCGGTGGAGCCTCGCGCGCGGCGACCCAGCACAATGAGCTCTGCGTCGGCGACTTCGAGCAGATGCGGACCGACGCCCAGGGCCTGATGGTCGCCGGCATGGAACTGGCCACCGACCTGTGGAAGGACGCAGCCTCCGAGTTCGACTGGGTCGACATGGACCGCTACTTCGTCCACCAGGTCAGCCAGCCGCACACGACCAAGACCGCCGAGGCGCTCGGCCTGCCGGTGGACCGGATCCCGCTGACCTTCCCCACCTTGGGCAATGTCGGACCGGCTGCGGTGGCGATCACCCTGGCCAAGGAACAGGACAACCTCGCCAGCGGTGACCGGGTGCTGATGATGGGCATCGGTTCGGGGTTGAACATGACCTGCATGGAACTGCGCTGGTGA
- a CDS encoding helix-turn-helix domain-containing protein translates to MERTMVAGTELRALREQRRLTQAQLADRSGVSQRSIRAIENGQSKRPHAATIRSIAFGLELSRDELAQLSGQGVSPSVTALAEMLRTSPELLQGQLRGIHSTAALGGSWTSQFHHNQVHIGRDGHFELTRTQRVITSTVPELTHVLRVCNYSDGPRHGVPEMHDMYGCSLSGQWVLPQHNVVVYELKFDRTLRRGDSITYGYSTDERLPTEIRRTSRLPDRVVSGTRSTIDLLRMELRFRGRVPRVIRPFWVSGNRRTPVLSDPVSPTPSGSFCVEQQRMAPGRAHGFIWTW, encoded by the coding sequence ATGGAACGGACCATGGTCGCCGGTACGGAGCTGCGCGCACTGCGTGAGCAACGTCGCCTGACCCAAGCACAATTGGCCGATCGCTCCGGCGTCAGCCAGCGATCCATTCGGGCGATCGAGAACGGGCAGAGCAAGCGCCCGCACGCGGCGACGATCCGTTCGATCGCCTTCGGGTTGGAGCTTTCCCGTGATGAACTCGCTCAACTCTCCGGACAAGGGGTATCGCCGTCCGTCACCGCCTTGGCGGAAATGCTGCGAACCTCCCCGGAACTGTTGCAGGGCCAACTGCGGGGAATTCACTCCACGGCCGCGCTCGGGGGCAGCTGGACCAGCCAGTTCCACCACAACCAGGTCCACATCGGCCGCGACGGTCACTTCGAGCTGACCCGTACCCAGCGCGTGATCACCTCCACCGTCCCCGAGCTGACCCATGTGCTGCGAGTCTGCAACTACTCCGACGGGCCCCGGCACGGGGTGCCGGAGATGCACGACATGTACGGCTGCTCGCTGTCCGGACAGTGGGTGCTGCCGCAGCACAATGTGGTGGTCTACGAACTGAAGTTCGATCGGACGCTCCGGCGTGGGGATTCGATCACCTACGGCTACAGCACCGACGAGCGGTTGCCGACCGAGATCCGCCGGACCAGCAGGCTGCCCGACCGGGTCGTCTCCGGGACCCGCTCGACGATCGACCTGCTGCGGATGGAACTGCGGTTCCGTGGCCGGGTGCCGCGGGTCATCCGCCCCTTCTGGGTCTCGGGCAACCGGCGTACTCCGGTGCTCAGCGATCCGGTGAGCCCGACTCCCTCCGGTTCGTTCTGCGTCGAACAGCAGCGGATGGCCCCGGGGCGGGCCCACGGATTCATCTGGACCTGGTGA
- a CDS encoding DUF480 domain-containing protein, with translation MQDSRVVPVNGIPELTSEEQRVLGSLLEKEITVPGSYPMTLNAVRTACNQTSSREPVVDYDEPTVNETLRQLRDADLVTTTWAGSGQRSVKFAQTVAARQGWSPQVRALLTVLLLRGAQPAGALKTRAERLHGFTDRSQVEATLRAMATAEPALVRELPRRPGQQDPRWIHLLGPVAATEDAAPAPPADLETPLAEGSQVRDQRVRTSYGVIAADYAEALVDELPDLPFERWLLQRVVELAAGAPIADAGCGPGHVTDHLAGLGAQVRGIDLSGEMIEQARTRFPDHDYRVGDLRQLLRPENADGWGAVLGWYSLIHLTAAELPAAVASLVRPLRPGGWLLVGLHAGAEVIRHPNWFGHQIELDFVFHPPESVVAAFGAAGLTDLEYYVRGPQRQETTTRCYVLGRRPD, from the coding sequence ATGCAGGACTCTAGAGTTGTTCCCGTGAATGGAATTCCCGAATTGACCAGTGAGGAACAACGCGTACTCGGCAGTTTACTTGAAAAAGAAATAACCGTGCCGGGCAGCTATCCCATGACGCTCAATGCCGTACGCACCGCCTGCAACCAGACCTCCAGCCGCGAGCCGGTGGTCGACTACGACGAGCCGACGGTGAACGAGACCCTGCGGCAGTTGCGCGATGCCGACCTGGTGACCACCACCTGGGCCGGTTCCGGACAGCGCAGTGTGAAGTTCGCCCAGACCGTGGCCGCCCGCCAGGGCTGGTCACCGCAGGTACGGGCGCTGCTGACCGTGCTCCTGCTCCGCGGCGCGCAACCGGCCGGAGCCCTGAAGACCCGCGCCGAGCGGTTGCACGGTTTCACCGACCGCTCCCAGGTGGAGGCAACTCTGCGAGCCATGGCCACCGCCGAACCCGCCCTGGTCCGCGAGCTGCCCAGGCGACCGGGGCAACAGGACCCCCGCTGGATCCACCTGCTGGGGCCGGTCGCTGCCACCGAGGACGCAGCGCCGGCACCACCGGCCGACCTGGAGACCCCGCTGGCGGAGGGCTCGCAGGTACGCGACCAGCGGGTCCGTACCAGCTACGGCGTGATCGCCGCCGACTACGCCGAGGCGCTGGTCGACGAGCTGCCCGACCTGCCGTTCGAGCGATGGCTGTTGCAGCGAGTCGTCGAGTTGGCTGCCGGGGCGCCGATCGCCGACGCCGGCTGCGGACCGGGCCACGTCACCGACCACCTGGCCGGACTCGGGGCGCAGGTGAGGGGCATCGACCTCAGCGGTGAGATGATCGAGCAGGCACGGACCCGGTTCCCCGACCACGACTACCGGGTCGGTGACCTGCGCCAGCTGCTGCGGCCGGAGAATGCCGACGGTTGGGGTGCGGTCCTCGGCTGGTACTCGCTGATTCACCTGACCGCCGCCGAACTGCCGGCGGCCGTGGCATCCCTGGTCCGGCCGCTGCGCCCCGGCGGGTGGCTGCTGGTCGGCCTACATGCCGGTGCCGAGGTGATCCGGCACCCGAACTGGTTCGGCCACCAGATCGAGCTCGACTTCGTGTTCCACCCTCCCGAGTCGGTGGTCGCCGCCTTCGGGGCAGCCGGCCTGACCGACCTGGAGTACTACGTGCGAGGCCCGCAACGGCAGGAGACCACCACCCGCTGCTACGTCCTCGGCCGACGGCCCGACTGA